DNA sequence from the Nicotiana tomentosiformis chromosome 3, ASM39032v3, whole genome shotgun sequence genome:
CtgcaatcaagcttggaaaaatatgaataaagccaatccatccccattttcacatcaaaatcaaccattctcaattcaataatatcggccacggtgtctcgaccacgcaatgtgacaataaaatccctataaacccgcgcggccaaaatagactcactaaccggagtagatacagagaacgactcataaagctattttggttctatcccaaattccatagcaacataatgtgtgacatatgataaagtggaacagggatcaataagagcatatacatcatgagattggacagtcaatatacctgtgataacatctggagaagcctctgattcccgaTATCTTCGCATACCATAAAATCtactgggtcctcccgaattctgtgcaccacccctagctgcaccatgccctacGGGTGCTGGGGAGCCTCGAGCTGCaggtgctgtggatgtagtagctgcatgAATTAGCTGACtgtgccgcacctctgcccatattttGGCGGGATAAGCGGCAAtatctctgaatgtgacccctcaaaccacacccatagcatactggaAGGTCCATGAAAAATGACCCAAagtgtatcctcccacacttagggcatggaagccttcgctgctgaaaccttctatcGGGCCGACCCTACTGGTGGGGCCCCATGTTtccctgactgggtccagatgattGTGCACACATCGAAGACTGGGAAAATGATTAGGATGGTCCTGATGATGCTCCCCTGAATGCCAACCTACCACCACTACCactggaagaaccaccaaagttgcccgtggATTGGGCCTTGGTGCTATTCTGACGCTCTATTCTATtattcaatttgcgggtctctttGGTTTGAGCAAATGCCACAATCTTACCataattcatattggaatttaaGGCAACGGTAGAGGCCtgattaataaccaaggggctaaggccttgTACAAACCGGCGTACTCTaccctccatagtgggcaacatgtaaatagcatacttggacagatgcgcaaactccatatggtactcccacacattcatactaccctgcttcaggctttcaagCTCAGCAccacgagctgccttagttttggcaggcaaaaaatgatccataaaggcatttgTGAACTCACCCTACCTtgtcggagggcttccctcctcacgggattcctcccacgactcaaaccaagaataggacacccctttcaggcggtaggaggccaactccactccctcagtctatgtagcatgcataactcgaagagttttgtgcatctcatcaatcatgtcctgggggtcctcatcaGGATCaatacccgtaaacactggaggatctaactgaagaaacttgttcaatctagaactagcagattcccccggatgactggaagaagtaggaccaaaactcgatctctgggcctgagaagccactatctgtgtcaacatttgtatggctcccctaatatcaatatcaggcataccagaatcggaagctggagctggagctggaggtagaactggaatatcagttggagcaaccgttgcaccttctgtaggtgtagggacaggtgctgatcagttgtagtagagtcaggcagtgtagtaactggaagaatattctcactcctcgggtgctcacccgcattatcaattatagggtcaattGTCACTcccggggtgacattggctctttggccagttctttcctttttcttatattacatgtactgaaaattagagcaacacaagagttaaaggaggaacaatcttacaaccagctttatcgcacggtcaagaacatgaaagaagggtattattcctaaaagCCCATGTAGCATCCAAATTATggatgtggtcgataacacaccgataataaggactctaataggcacggctccgagacatcctaggatactttaaaaccttaggctctgataccaagtttgtcatgccccaaaaccgaggagcgcgaccggcgctcaaccatgtgaacccggccgagcacgcctattagatttccttctaaacaaactcatttatgaataaagagaatatatatgtttttgttaatcaaccaataaagtgataatgttgcaataccaatttcttgccatcaattacttttttttaaagtctcaattccaaacatattttttataatctgaagtggaaatagtaatttaAGCACAACACACGAGTTTAACTTCCCCAGCACtattatacaacccacactatgtctacggaggcTCTATAGATAAATATGAGtgcaatgataatgccgacaaaGAGGCACCAcctatacctca
Encoded proteins:
- the LOC138908053 gene encoding uncharacterized protein is translated as MDHFLPAKTKAARGAELESLKQGSMNVWEYHMEFAHLSKYAIYMLPTMEGRVRRFVQGLSPLVINQASTVALNSNMNYGKIVAFAQTKETRKLNNRIERQNSTKAQSTGNFGGSSSGSGGRLAFRGASSGPS